The following are encoded in a window of Panicum virgatum strain AP13 chromosome 5N, P.virgatum_v5, whole genome shotgun sequence genomic DNA:
- the LOC120674941 gene encoding BTB/POZ and MATH domain-containing protein 1-like, giving the protein MAPSQRPRKKMVSRCNPDTERGTLVFDIAGYSLLKGMRDGEFIRSASFPVGGLDWCIRYYPCFTKKSEGYISSFLELMSEPTGTGVMARFDLRLLNQATGVSTVLIDVKPRLFDSVNPTWGSNMFKKISELEASPYLQNDRVVIECDITVVLGTSASALETVCEIQVPPSGLLDDLRKLLEAEKRTDIRFKVKDQVFGAHKIVLAMRSPVFEAELYGPIADKQRCATITVEDMQPAVFKALLHFIYTDSLPAMDDLEEDDKEEMVKHLLVAADRYAMERMILVCESIICKGLHVGNVASILALADQHHCNKLKDACIGFMSSPNNKDDVVSSKGYKYLKKVCPAVFMDIWEKLSIA; this is encoded by the coding sequence ATGGCGCCATCCCAGAGACCGAGAAAGAAGATGGTGTCCAGATGCAACCCGGATACGGAGCGGGGCACGCTCGTGTTCGACATCGCCGGCTACAGCCTGCTCAAGGGCATGCGTGACGGCGAGTTCATCCGCTCCGCCTCGTTCCCCGTTGGCGGCCTCGACTGGTGCATCCGGTACTACCCTTGTTTCACTAAGAAATCTGAAGGTTACATCTCCAGCTTCCTCGAACTGATGAGCGAACCAACCGGGACTGGGGTAATGGCGCGCTTTGACTTGAGGTTGCTCAACCAAGCCACCGGGGTCTCCACGGTTTTGATAGATGTGAAGCCAAGGCTGTTCGACAGTGTGAACCCGACCTGGGGAAGTAACATGTTTAAGAAGATCAGCGAACTGGAGGCATCACCGTACCTGCAAAATGACCGCGTCGTGATCGAATGTGACATCACTGTTGTCTTGGGGACGTCGGCTTCTGCGCTGGAGACAGTTTGTGAGATCCAAGTTCCACCCTCAGGATTATTGGATGATCTTAGGAAATTGCTGGAGGCGGAGAAGAGGACAGACATCAGATTCAAGGTTAAAGACCAGGTTTTCGGAGCCCATAAGATTGTTCTTGCAATGCGATCGCCTGTCTTCGAGGCGGAGCTATACGGGCCAATAGCGGATAAGCAAAGGTGTGCAACAATTACGGTTGAGGATATGCAGCCTGCTGTTTTCAAAGCACTGCTTCACTTCATCTACACAGATTCGTTGCCAGCGATGGATGATCTTGAGGAGGATGACAAGGAAGAAATGGTCAAGCACTTACTTGTTGCTGCAGACAGGTATGCCATGGAAAGAATGATATTGGTATGTGAGAGCATCATTTGCAAGGGACTTCATGTTGGTAATGTGGCTAGCATTTTAGCTCTAGCTGACCAGCATCACTGCAACAAGCTCAAAGATGCTTGCATTGGATTTATGAGTTCTCCTAACAATAAAGATGATGTGGTGTCCAGCAAAGGTTATAAGTACCTCAAGAAAGTATGCCCTGCTGTCTTTATGGATATATGGGAGAAACTAAGCATAGCCTAG